The following proteins are co-located in the Solanum pennellii chromosome 1, SPENNV200 genome:
- the LOC107007805 gene encoding 7-deoxyloganetin glucosyltransferase-like, translating to MECHDEGKKSPKPHAVCIPFPSQGHINPMLKLSILLHSKGFHITFVNSEYNHKRLLKSKTPFFVDNNFQDFIFETIPDGLPLIDADVTQHIPSLCLSTKENCLTPFRELLIKINNNNSSPVTCIIFDGIMTFALLAAQEIGVPSVSFRTTNACSFMCNKHLPLLIEKRILPLKDESDITNGYLDTVIDFIPSMKNLRLREFASQIRTTNINDKMLNFVMGETERASKASAIIFHTFDSLEFDVLSDLSLICPPLYTIGPLQLLTNQLQEKTLKLLRANLWKEDEDCVNWLNSKEEKSVVYVNFGSITVLTKEQLVEFAWGLASSKKNFFWVIRSDAVIGDDSIILPSEFVEETKERGLISRWCCQEQVLQHSSIGAFLTHCGWNSIMESIGSGVPMICWPFFADQHINCRYACDEWGVGMEIDKNVKRDEVEKTIREMMDGDKGKEVKKKASEWKKLAEEATGIEGSSSLKLDKLVKDVLLSNYSVN from the exons atggagtgTCATGATGAAGGAAAAAAATCCCCAAAACCTCATGCTGTGTGCATACCATTTCCATCACAAGGCCACATAAATCCTATGCTAAAACTTTCCATTCTTCTTCACTCCAAAGGCTTTCACATAACATTTGTAAACTCTGAATATAATCACAAAAGATTACTCAAATCCAAAACCcctttttttgttgataataatTTCCAAGATTTCATCTTTGAAACAATTCCAGATGGACTTCCTCTTATTGATGCTGATGTTACACAACATATTCCTTCTCTTTGTCTTTCCACAAAAGAAAATTGCTTAACACCATTTAGAGAGCTTTTAATCaagattaataataataattcatctCCAGTTACTTGCATAATATTTGATGGAATTATGACATTTGCTTTGTTAGCTGCTCAAGAAATTGGTGTGCCAAGTGTTAGCTTTAGAACAACAAATGCTTGCAGTTTCATGTGCAACAAACATTTGCCTCTACTTATTGAGAAGAGAATTTTGCCTCTCAAAG ATGAAAGTGACATTACCAATGGTTATTTGGACACGGTTATAGATTTTATACCAAGTATGAAAAATCTTCGTCTTAGAGAATTTGCTAGCCAAATCAGAACCACAAATATAAATgacaaaatgttgaattttgttATGGGAGAAACTGAAAGAGCTTCAAAAGCATCAGCTATTATTTTTCACACTTTTGATTCACTTGAATTTGATGTGCTGAGTGATTTATCTTTAATTTGTCCTCCACTTTACACAATTGGACCTCTTCAATTACTCACTAATCAACTACAAgaaaaaaccctaaaattacTCAGAGCCAATTTATGGAAAGAAGATGAGGATTGTGTCAATTGGCTAAATTCTAAAGAGGAAAAATCAGTGGTTTATGTGAATTTTGGTAGCATAACAGTATTGACAAAAGAACAACTCGTGGAATTCGCATGGGGACTTGCTAGTAGTAAGAAGAATTTTTTCTGGGTAATTAGGTCTGATGCAGTTATTGGTGATGATTCTATAATTTTACCTAGTGAATTCGTCGAAGAAACGAAAGAAAGAGGGTTGATTTCAAGATGGTGTTGCCAAGAACAAGTTTTGCAACATTCATCAATTGGTGCGTTTTTGACTCATTGTGGATGGAATTCGATAATGGAGAGTATAGGAAGTGGCGTACCGATGATTTGTTGGCCATTTTTCGCTGATCAGCACATAAACTGCAG GTATGCATGTGATGAATGGGGTGTTGGTATGGAAATTGACAAGAATGTGAAGAGGGATGAAGTGGAAAAAACTATAAGGGAAATGATGGATGGAGATAAAGGTAAGGAAGTGAAGAAAAAGGCAAGTGAATGGAAAAAATTAGCAGAAGAAGCTACTGGAATTGAGGGTTCATCAAGCTTGAAGTTAGATAAATTAGTGAAAGATGTACTTTTATCCAATTATTCAGTGAATTAG
- the LOC107022018 gene encoding uncharacterized protein LOC107022018 isoform X1, with amino-acid sequence MGWRGILGFEYGIVQAPLGPDISSPQLVAAVANAGALGFLRVPDWEDPDYVRELIRKTRTLTNKPFGIGVILAFPHKENVKAILDEKVAVLQLYWGECSKELVLEAHEAGVKVVPQIGSYEEAKKAADAGVDAIIVQGRDAGGHVIGQDGLITLLPRVVDLVRGRDIAVIAAGGIVDERGYVAALALGAQGVSLGTSLFRFLATEESYAHPTYKRKLIEFDQTEYTDVFGRARWPGAPQRVLATPFFMEWKALPSHENESNQPVIGRTIIHGREIEVRRFAGTVPNATTTGDIESMAMYAGESIGLIKEILPAGEVIKRIVERAQRLIDQQFAQVSRTQNN; translated from the exons ATGGGTTGGAGAGGAATATTGGGTTTTGAGTATGGGATTGTTCAAGCACCCTTGGGACCTGATATCTCAAGTCCACAACTTGTTGCTGCTGTTGCTAATGCTGGTGCTCTTGGTTTTCTCAGAGTCCCTGATTGG GAAGATCCTGATTATGTGAGAGagctcataagaaagactagaACCTTAACTAACAAGCCATTTGGGATAGGTGTTATTCTTGCATTTCCTCACAAGGAAAATGTAAAAGCTATACTGGATGAGAAGGTTGCAGTATTGCAGCTTTATTGGGGTGAATGTTCAAAGGAGTTGGTTCTTGAAGCTCATGAAGCTGGGGTCAAAGTAGTACCACAA ATTGGTAGCTATGAAGAAGCAAAGAAAGCTGCTGATGCTGGTGTAGATGCAATTATTGTCCAAGGTCGGGACGCAGGAGGCCATGTAATTGGCCAG GATGGTTTAATCACCTTATTGCCTAGAGTAGTCGATCTTGTTCGTGGTCGTGACATAGCAGTAATTGCTGCTGGAGGAATAGTGGATGAGCGTGGTTATGTTGCTGCTCTGGCCCTTGGTGCACAGGGTGTTTCATTAGGTACCAG CCTTTTCAGGTTTCTTGCAACAGAGGAAAGCTATGCTCACCCAACGTACAAGAGGAAGCTGATTGAATTTGATCAAACAGAGTACACAGACGTATTTGGTCGTGCAAGGTGGCCAGGGGCACCACAACGTGTTCTGGCAACCCCCTTCTTCATGGAATGGAAGGCGCTCCCAAGTCATGAGAATGAGTCAAATCAACCTGTCATTGGCCGCACAATCATACATGGCAGG GAAATAGAGGTTCGTCGCTTTGCTGGTACTGTACCAAATGCGACAACTACTGGCGATATAGAAAGCATGGCGATGTATGCTGGTGAGAGCATCGGTCTTATCAAGGAAATTCTACCCGCAGGTGAAGTGATAAAGAGGATCGTTGAAAGGGCTCAACGACTGATTGATCAACAATTTGCGCAAGTCAGCAGGACACAGAACAACTAG
- the LOC107022018 gene encoding uncharacterized protein LOC107022018 isoform X3: MGWRGILGFEYGIVQAPLGPDISSPQLVAAVANAGALGFLRVPDWEDPDYVRELIRKTRTLTNKPFGIGVILAFPHKENVKAILDEKVAVLQLYWGECSKELVLEAHEAGVKVVPQIGSYEEAKKAADAGVDAIIVQGRDAGGHVIGQDGLITLLPRVVDLVRGRDIAVIAAGGIVDERGYVAALALGAQGVSLGTSLFRFLATEESYAHPTYKRKLIEFDQTEYTDVFGRARWPGAPQRVLATPFFMEWKALPSHENESNQPVIGRTIIHGRFH; this comes from the exons ATGGGTTGGAGAGGAATATTGGGTTTTGAGTATGGGATTGTTCAAGCACCCTTGGGACCTGATATCTCAAGTCCACAACTTGTTGCTGCTGTTGCTAATGCTGGTGCTCTTGGTTTTCTCAGAGTCCCTGATTGG GAAGATCCTGATTATGTGAGAGagctcataagaaagactagaACCTTAACTAACAAGCCATTTGGGATAGGTGTTATTCTTGCATTTCCTCACAAGGAAAATGTAAAAGCTATACTGGATGAGAAGGTTGCAGTATTGCAGCTTTATTGGGGTGAATGTTCAAAGGAGTTGGTTCTTGAAGCTCATGAAGCTGGGGTCAAAGTAGTACCACAA ATTGGTAGCTATGAAGAAGCAAAGAAAGCTGCTGATGCTGGTGTAGATGCAATTATTGTCCAAGGTCGGGACGCAGGAGGCCATGTAATTGGCCAG GATGGTTTAATCACCTTATTGCCTAGAGTAGTCGATCTTGTTCGTGGTCGTGACATAGCAGTAATTGCTGCTGGAGGAATAGTGGATGAGCGTGGTTATGTTGCTGCTCTGGCCCTTGGTGCACAGGGTGTTTCATTAGGTACCAG CCTTTTCAGGTTTCTTGCAACAGAGGAAAGCTATGCTCACCCAACGTACAAGAGGAAGCTGATTGAATTTGATCAAACAGAGTACACAGACGTATTTGGTCGTGCAAGGTGGCCAGGGGCACCACAACGTGTTCTGGCAACCCCCTTCTTCATGGAATGGAAGGCGCTCCCAAGTCATGAGAATGAGTCAAATCAACCTGTCATTGGCCGCACAATCATACATGGCAGG TTTCATTGA
- the LOC107009657 gene encoding 7-deoxyloganetin glucosyltransferase-like: MASFTNLKNGHVVCVPYPAQGHISPMLKLAKLVHHNGFYITFVNTEFNHKRLLRSNGPHSLDGLPDFRFETIPDGLPSTNHDVDATQHIPSLCASTSKNCLVPFRNLINKINADGNGVAPPVTCIVSDVVMSFTLDAAEELGIPAVLFWTASACGYVCYLHYHHLVQRGYTPLKDENDITNGYLEKTIDWVPGILKNMRLRDFPSFIRTTDPNDIMLNFFINETERISKASAIILNTFDAFEKNALNALFTIHPHIYTIGPLQLMLNNTIDENLKSIGSNLWKEDLSCIEWLDTKEPNSVVYVNFGSITVMNFDQFIEMAWGLANAKKQFLWIIRPDLITGDSVKLPEDFLSEIKDRGMIANWCPQEKVLKHDAIGGFLTHSGWNSTLDSVCAGVPVLCWPFFAEQQTNCRYSCVEWEMGMEIDNLKRNEVEILVRELMDGEKGKKMKLKAMNWKVEAEKAASPGGSSCINLNNVLSEVLLAPNSEVTNERI; this comes from the exons atggctagttttacaaatttaaaaaatggtcATGTGGTATGTGTACCTTATCCAGCACAAGGTCACATAAGCCCAATGCTGAAACTAGCCAAACTTGTTCATCATAATGGCTTTTACATTACTTTTGTTAACACTGAATTTAACCACAAACGTCTTCTCCGATCTAATGGTCCACACTCTCTCGACGGATTACCGGACTTCCGATTCGAGACTATACCGGACGGCCTCCCATCGACAAACCACGACGTTGATGCCACACAACATATTCCTTCTCTTTGTGCTTCTACGTCTAAAAATTGTCTAGTACCATTTCgcaatcttattaataaaattaacgCGGATGGTAACGGCGTTGCTCCTCCAGTGACATGTATCGTGTCTGATGTAGTTATGAGTTTCACGTTGGATGCTGCTGAGGAGTTGGGTATCCCCGCGGTGTTGTTTTGGACTGCAAGTGCTTGTGGTTACGTGTGTTATTTGCACTATCATCACCTTGTTCAAAGAGGATATACTCCTCTCAAAG ATGAAAATGACATTACTAATGGATACTTGGAAAAGACGATAGATTGGGTCCCTGGAATATTGAAAAACATGAGGTTAAGAGATTTTCCAAGTTTCATTAGAACAACAGATCCTAATGATATTATGCTTAATTTCTTCATAAATGAAACTGAAAGAATTTCTAAAGCCTCAGCTATAATCTTGAACACATTTGATGCTTTTGAGAAGAATGCCTTAAATGCCCTTTTCACCATACATCCTCATATTTACACAATTGGTCCTTTACAGCTCATGCTCAATAACACAATTGATGAAAACCTCAAATCAATTGGTTCAAATTTGTGGAAAGAAGATTTGAGTTGCATTGAATGGCTTGATACAAAAGAACCAAATTCAGTTGTTTATGTGAATTTTGGAAGTATAACTGTAATGAATTTTGATCAATTTATAGAAATGGCATGGGGACTTGCTAATGctaagaaacaatttttatggATCATTAGGCCTGATTTAATTACAGGGGACTCTGTAAAATTGCCAGAAGACTTTTTAAGTGAAATTAAAGACAGAGGGATGATAGCCAATTGGTGTCCTCAAGAGAAAGTGTTGAAACATGATGCAATTGGAGGGTTTTTGACTCATAGTGGATGGAATTCGACGTTAGATAGTGTTTGTGCAGGAGTGCCAGTGCTTTGTTGGCCGTTTTTCGCGGAGCAACAGACGAATTGTAGGTACAGTTGTGTTGAGTGGGAGATGGGAATGGAGATAGATAATCTGAAGAGAAATGAAGTTGAGATTCTTGTGAGGGAATTAATGGATGGCGAAAAGGGAAAGAAGATGAAGTTGAAAGCTATGAATTGGAAGGTGGAAGCAGAGAAGGCTGCTAGTCCAGGAGGTTCTTCTTGTATTAACTTGAACAATGTGTTAAGTGAGGTACTTTTGGCTCCCAATTCTGAGGTGACAAATGAACGGATTTGA
- the LOC107022018 gene encoding uncharacterized protein LOC107022018 isoform X2: MGWRGILGFEYGIVQAPLGPDISSPQLVAAVANAGALGFLRVPDWEDPDYVRELIRKTRTLTNKPFGIGVILAFPHKENVKAILDEKVAVLQLYWGECSKELVLEAHEAGVKVVPQIGSYEEAKKAADAGVDAIIVQGRDAGGHVIGQDGLITLLPRVVDLVRGRDIAVIAAGGIVDERGYVAALALGAQGVSLGTRFLATEESYAHPTYKRKLIEFDQTEYTDVFGRARWPGAPQRVLATPFFMEWKALPSHENESNQPVIGRTIIHGREIEVRRFAGTVPNATTTGDIESMAMYAGESIGLIKEILPAGEVIKRIVERAQRLIDQQFAQVSRTQNN; the protein is encoded by the exons ATGGGTTGGAGAGGAATATTGGGTTTTGAGTATGGGATTGTTCAAGCACCCTTGGGACCTGATATCTCAAGTCCACAACTTGTTGCTGCTGTTGCTAATGCTGGTGCTCTTGGTTTTCTCAGAGTCCCTGATTGG GAAGATCCTGATTATGTGAGAGagctcataagaaagactagaACCTTAACTAACAAGCCATTTGGGATAGGTGTTATTCTTGCATTTCCTCACAAGGAAAATGTAAAAGCTATACTGGATGAGAAGGTTGCAGTATTGCAGCTTTATTGGGGTGAATGTTCAAAGGAGTTGGTTCTTGAAGCTCATGAAGCTGGGGTCAAAGTAGTACCACAA ATTGGTAGCTATGAAGAAGCAAAGAAAGCTGCTGATGCTGGTGTAGATGCAATTATTGTCCAAGGTCGGGACGCAGGAGGCCATGTAATTGGCCAG GATGGTTTAATCACCTTATTGCCTAGAGTAGTCGATCTTGTTCGTGGTCGTGACATAGCAGTAATTGCTGCTGGAGGAATAGTGGATGAGCGTGGTTATGTTGCTGCTCTGGCCCTTGGTGCACAGGGTGTTTCATTAGGTACCAG GTTTCTTGCAACAGAGGAAAGCTATGCTCACCCAACGTACAAGAGGAAGCTGATTGAATTTGATCAAACAGAGTACACAGACGTATTTGGTCGTGCAAGGTGGCCAGGGGCACCACAACGTGTTCTGGCAACCCCCTTCTTCATGGAATGGAAGGCGCTCCCAAGTCATGAGAATGAGTCAAATCAACCTGTCATTGGCCGCACAATCATACATGGCAGG GAAATAGAGGTTCGTCGCTTTGCTGGTACTGTACCAAATGCGACAACTACTGGCGATATAGAAAGCATGGCGATGTATGCTGGTGAGAGCATCGGTCTTATCAAGGAAATTCTACCCGCAGGTGAAGTGATAAAGAGGATCGTTGAAAGGGCTCAACGACTGATTGATCAACAATTTGCGCAAGTCAGCAGGACACAGAACAACTAG
- the LOC107006313 gene encoding chaperone protein dnaJ A7A, chloroplastic-like yields the protein MAIIPCGSTWVARWGVQPQSVPKFPVTNKLSASPFCFSSKIRALASPNSTLFCQESLQALFSSVSNKNHYQRRGTSIVVRAEKDYYDVLGVSRNASKSEIKSSYRKLARSYHPDVNKEPGAEQKFKEISNAYEVLSDDEKRSIYDKYGEAGLKGAGAGMGDFSNAFDLFESLFDGFGGMGGMGGMGGRGSRSRATEGEDQGYNLVLNFKEAVFGVEKEIEISRLETCGTCDGSGAKPGTKPSTCNTCGGQGQVVSSARTPLGVFQQVTTCSSCGGTGEISTPCGTCNGDGRVRKSKRISLKVPPGVDSGSRLRVRSEGNAGRRGGPPGDLFVMIEVLPDPVLKRDDTNILYNCKVSYIDAILGTTMKVPTVDGMVDLKIPAGTQPGTTLVMAKKGVPFLSKPNMRGDQLVRVQVEIPKRLSSEERKLIEELANLNKPKAATNSKR from the exons ATGGCAATCATACCTTGTGGAAGCACATGGGTCGCCCGGTGGGGTGTTCAGCCTCAGTCTGTGCCAAAATTTCCTGTTACAAATAAATTATCAGCATCTCCATTTTG TTTCTCAAGCAAGATAAGGGCATTGGCATCCCCAAATTCAACCCTTTTTTGTCAAGAATCCCTGCAAGCACTTTTCAGTTCAGTATCAAACAAGAACCACTATCAACGAAGGGGGACCAGTATAGTTGTTAGAGCTGAAAAA GATTATTATGATGTCCTAGGTGTATCTAGAAATGCTAGCAAATCAGAAATCAAAAGTT CTTATCGAAAGCTTGCAAGGAGTTACCATCCAGATGTGAACAA AGAACCTGGAGCTGAACAGAAATTTAAGGAGATCAGCAATGCGTATGAG GTTTTATCTGATGATGAGAAACGTTCCATATATGATAAATATGGGGAGGCTGGTCTTAAAGGAGCTGGCGCGGGCATGGGG GATTTTAGCAACGCCTTTGATTTATTCGAGTCTTTGTTCGATGGCTTTGGTGGTATGGGTGGCATGGGTGGTATGGGAGGTAGAGGTTCTCGGAGCAGGGCCACAGAAGGTGAAGACCAGGGCTATAATCTGGTTTTGAATTTCAAAGAAGCTGTATTTGGGGTTGAGAAGGAGATTGAAATTAGCAGGCTTGAAACTTGTGGTACCTGTGATGGATCAGGTGCAAAACCTGGGACTAAACCGTCGACCTGTAATACTTGTGGTGGGCAAGGGCAGGTTGTGTCCTCAGCAAGGACCCCACTGGGTGTTTTCCAGCAGGTGACAACATGCTCTTCTTGTGGGGGGACTGGAGAGATTTCTACTCCTTGCGGCACCTGCAACGGTGATGGCCGAGTGAGGAAGTCAAAACGCATTAGCTTGAAAGTTCCACCTGGTGTAGATTCCGGTAGCCGTTTAAGGGTTCGTTCAGAAGGTAATGCAGGAAGGAGAGGTGGACCCCCCGGAGATCTTTTTGTCATGATTGAAGTCCTCCCGGATCCAGTATTAAAACGGGATGACACCAATATTCTCTACAATTGCAAAGTTTCTTACATTGATGCGATATTGGGTACCACTATGAAGGTTCCTACAGTAGATGGGATGGTTGATCTAAAGATTCCGGCAGGTACCCAGCCAGGGACAACATTGGTGATGGCCAAAAAAGGGGTGCCATTCCTGAGCAAACCAAACATGAGAGGGGATCAATTGGTGAGAGTGCAAGTTGAGATTCCAAAACGGTTGAGTAGTGAAGAAAGAAAGCTCATAGAAGAACTTGCCAATCTAAACAAGCCTAAAGCTGCTACCAACAGCAAGAGGTAG